A region of Candidatus Nitrospira nitrificans DNA encodes the following proteins:
- a CDS encoding nitroreductase family protein: MDKPAQTQFPIHDLLLRRWSPRAFDERPVESHMLWSLFEAARWAPSSNNEQPWRFIVATKRDHEMEWKRLFDCLAEGNRVWVIRAPVLILSIASLNFEDDGKPNRHAFHDTGLAVENLVLQATASGLVAHQMAGFDVEKARVDLKIPSGYEPVAMIAVGYPGDPAVLPERLRERELRPRSRRPIGESTFFGRWGTPIP; this comes from the coding sequence ATGGACAAACCGGCGCAGACTCAATTTCCGATCCATGACCTGCTCCTTCGTCGGTGGAGTCCCCGCGCGTTCGATGAAAGGCCGGTGGAGTCTCACATGCTGTGGTCCCTTTTCGAAGCGGCCCGCTGGGCGCCTTCTTCGAACAATGAACAGCCTTGGCGATTTATCGTCGCGACGAAACGGGACCACGAAATGGAGTGGAAGCGGCTGTTTGATTGCCTGGCGGAGGGGAACCGGGTCTGGGTCATCCGCGCGCCGGTGCTGATACTCTCGATCGCGAGCCTCAATTTCGAGGATGACGGAAAGCCGAACCGGCATGCCTTTCACGATACGGGATTGGCCGTGGAGAATCTCGTGCTGCAAGCAACGGCAAGCGGGCTGGTCGCCCATCAGATGGCCGGCTTTGACGTGGAAAAGGCGCGTGTCGATCTTAAGATTCCTTCGGGCTACGAGCCGGTTGCCATGATCGCCGTCGGCTATCCAGGTGATCCAGCCGTTCTTCCGGAGCGGCTGCGGGAACGCGAATTGCGGCCTCGAAGTCGCCGGCCGATCGGAGAGTCGACATTTTTCGGCCGGTGGGGGACACCCATCCCCTAA
- a CDS encoding efflux transporter outer membrane subunit produces MRSFSIFRCVALLVLGAIVTSCTVGPDYRRPPTEVEDRFRMAEGPADLPSVANLPWWDLLQDEQLQQLIRSALEENNDLQRAVATVDEFRARALIAQTDYLPQITAAANAPAGRSAVFLFPGFASPFNYYLLGNLSWEVDLWGRVRRTNEAARADLLSREENRRAVTIQLVSAVAEAYFNLLQFDVQLDIAERTLQSWEESVRIAQARLRQGMTSKLDADQFEAERANAAARTAELHRQMVQAENHLSILLGRKPFAVARGRSLDKQIIPPDVPAGLPSELLQRRPDLLVAEQQLAAVTARIGAAKAERFPRITLTGLAGLAHPELSLIFTEASSFGVFGAGLAAPLFNAQILGFQQEAIEAQSKQALAQYRQAVLTAFREVEDSLVAVRTARLQSDAQQQQVTALQSALKLAELRYKGGLANYLDVLVARRSLFEAELAWTSTRRFLLASVVQLYKALGGGWSPDMQSAEAGKKG; encoded by the coding sequence ATGCGGTCGTTCTCGATCTTTCGTTGCGTGGCACTGCTGGTGCTCGGCGCCATCGTCACTTCCTGCACCGTGGGGCCGGACTACCGGCGGCCACCGACGGAGGTGGAGGATCGGTTTCGCATGGCGGAAGGGCCGGCGGATCTCCCCTCGGTGGCCAACTTACCCTGGTGGGATCTCCTGCAAGATGAACAGTTGCAGCAGCTCATTCGGTCGGCCCTCGAGGAAAATAACGACCTGCAACGCGCCGTCGCGACCGTCGATGAATTTCGAGCGAGGGCCCTCATAGCCCAAACCGACTATTTGCCGCAAATCACGGCAGCCGCGAACGCGCCCGCCGGTCGCAGCGCCGTGTTTTTGTTTCCCGGCTTTGCCAGCCCGTTCAACTATTACTTGTTGGGCAACCTGTCGTGGGAAGTGGATCTGTGGGGGCGCGTCCGGCGCACCAACGAAGCCGCTCGCGCCGACCTATTGTCGAGGGAAGAGAACCGCCGAGCGGTGACGATTCAGCTGGTCAGCGCGGTCGCCGAAGCCTATTTCAATCTGCTCCAGTTCGACGTGCAGCTCGATATTGCCGAGCGAACGTTGCAGTCGTGGGAAGAGTCGGTGCGGATCGCCCAGGCGCGTCTGCGTCAAGGTATGACATCGAAACTGGATGCGGATCAGTTTGAAGCGGAACGAGCCAATGCCGCGGCACGAACGGCGGAACTCCATCGGCAGATGGTTCAAGCCGAGAATCACTTGAGCATATTGCTGGGTCGTAAACCGTTTGCCGTCGCGCGCGGGCGTTCGTTGGACAAGCAAATCATTCCCCCGGACGTTCCGGCGGGCTTGCCCTCCGAGTTGTTGCAGCGGCGGCCAGATCTGCTGGTCGCGGAGCAACAGTTGGCTGCGGTCACCGCCCGTATCGGGGCCGCCAAGGCCGAACGCTTCCCCCGCATCACGTTGACCGGGTTGGCCGGTCTGGCTCATCCCGAACTGTCCTTGATCTTCACCGAGGCCTCCTCCTTCGGTGTGTTCGGCGCAGGCCTCGCCGCTCCGCTGTTCAATGCCCAAATCCTGGGCTTCCAGCAAGAAGCGATAGAAGCTCAGAGCAAACAAGCGTTGGCCCAGTACAGGCAAGCGGTGTTGACGGCGTTTCGCGAAGTCGAAGACTCGCTTGTCGCCGTTCGGACGGCTCGCCTCCAGAGCGACGCGCAACAGCAACAAGTGACCGCCTTGCAGTCGGCCCTGAAGCTGGCGGAACTCCGCTACAAGGGCGGGCTGGCGAACTATCTGGACGTGCTCGTGGCCCGACGAAGCCTGTTCGAGGCGGAGCTCGCCTGGACCAGTACGCGCCGGTTTCTCTTGGCATCGGTCGTCCAACTGTACAAAGCGCTGGGAGGTGGCTGGTCGCCCGACATGCAATCAGCCGAAGCCGGCAAGAAAGGGTAG
- a CDS encoding winged helix-turn-helix transcriptional regulator, with product MAKSIGCPTEQTLDLVSGRWKVMVIYWLLKGDRRFNRLQRDLSGISHRTLTKQLRELETDGLVERHDFAERPPRVAYRLSALGHSLEPILLAMHEWAVAHPQVKRQHRRS from the coding sequence TTGGCAAAGAGCATCGGTTGTCCGACGGAGCAGACACTCGACCTGGTTTCCGGTCGGTGGAAGGTGATGGTGATCTATTGGTTGCTCAAAGGCGATCGGCGCTTTAACCGGTTGCAGCGCGATCTCAGCGGCATCTCACACCGGACACTGACGAAACAGTTACGGGAACTGGAAACCGATGGGTTGGTGGAGCGACATGATTTTGCGGAGAGACCACCGCGCGTTGCGTATCGCCTGTCGGCGCTGGGACATTCTCTCGAACCCATCCTGCTTGCGATGCATGAATGGGCGGTTGCCCATCCGCAGGTCAAGCGACAACACCGACGCTCGTGA
- a CDS encoding DoxX family protein, translated as MLLFKTDDSWAGLILRVCLGVVMFAHGAQKLLGWFGGNGFEGTMGFFTQKMGLPWLVAFLVIIGESLGSLGLILGFLTRFTAASFIVIMIGAIATVHWPQGFFMNWFGQQQGEGFEYHLLVMAMSAALIVIGGGKWALDGAIARWLERGEGASEQSVRRAA; from the coding sequence ATGTTGTTGTTCAAGACAGATGATTCGTGGGCCGGTCTTATTCTGCGGGTCTGCCTCGGCGTGGTGATGTTTGCGCACGGCGCGCAGAAACTCTTGGGTTGGTTCGGTGGAAACGGCTTCGAGGGGACGATGGGATTCTTTACCCAAAAAATGGGGCTGCCCTGGCTCGTGGCTTTCCTCGTCATCATCGGAGAGTCTCTCGGCAGTCTGGGATTGATCCTTGGGTTTCTGACACGGTTCACCGCGGCGAGTTTCATCGTGATCATGATCGGCGCGATTGCGACGGTGCACTGGCCTCAGGGGTTTTTCATGAACTGGTTCGGCCAACAGCAGGGAGAGGGTTTCGAGTATCACCTGCTGGTCATGGCCATGAGCGCCGCGCTTATCGTGATCGGTGGGGGAAAGTGGGCATTGGACGGTGCCATCGCTCGTTGGCTTGAGAGAGGTGAAGGCGCTTCAGAACAGTCGGTAAGGAGAGCAGCGTGA
- a CDS encoding STAS domain-containing protein, whose product MLKITGRREATTEGVSLLIEGRLAGPWVEELSAYCRKMSEDHERCAVIDLTGVTFIDTEGKELLARLWRQGAELRASGCLTRCVVEEIIGAGRLDPSSQSK is encoded by the coding sequence ATGTTGAAGATTACCGGTCGGCGAGAGGCAACGACGGAGGGCGTCTCCCTCCTCATTGAGGGACGTCTTGCCGGCCCCTGGGTGGAGGAGCTCAGTGCCTATTGCCGTAAGATGTCCGAGGACCATGAACGTTGCGCGGTGATCGATTTGACCGGCGTGACGTTCATCGATACGGAGGGGAAAGAGCTATTGGCCCGCCTGTGGCGGCAGGGGGCAGAGCTGCGGGCGTCCGGCTGTTTGACGAGATGTGTCGTAGAAGAGATCATCGGGGCCGGCAGGCTCGATCCATCGAGTCAGTCAAAGTAA
- a CDS encoding ABC transporter ATP-binding protein, which yields MTGDRNGGPFVIDVHGMTKRFGSRVVVDHIGLQVRQGEIYGFLGPNGSGKTTFIRMLCGLLRADEGSGTCLGYDVIGQSEAIKAAVGYMTQRFSFYEDLSIAENLDFVGRMFGIPHRREAVERSLERLGLAGRRQQLAGQLSGGWKQRLALAACLIHQPRLLLLDEPTAGVDPKARREFWEQIHELAADGLTFLITTHYMDEAERCHRLAYIAYGKLLADGTVSDVIQQARLTTWSVTGPDLHRLAVNIRRQPGVRQAVAFGDRLHVSGDDPDALETAVAAFRATPYEWHRVDTGLEEVFIHLMQHASDNVAS from the coding sequence ATGACAGGGGATCGAAACGGAGGGCCGTTCGTCATCGATGTGCATGGGATGACAAAGCGGTTCGGTTCGCGCGTCGTCGTCGATCACATCGGGTTGCAAGTGCGTCAAGGAGAGATTTATGGCTTTCTTGGACCGAACGGCAGCGGGAAGACCACCTTTATCCGGATGCTCTGCGGACTTCTGCGGGCGGATGAAGGCAGCGGGACCTGTCTGGGCTATGACGTGATCGGCCAGAGCGAAGCGATCAAAGCCGCCGTCGGCTACATGACCCAGCGGTTCAGCTTCTATGAGGACCTGAGCATCGCCGAGAATCTGGACTTCGTTGGGCGCATGTTCGGGATTCCCCACCGGCGCGAGGCGGTGGAACGGAGCCTCGAACGGCTGGGTCTCGCCGGTCGGCGGCAACAACTTGCCGGTCAACTCTCCGGGGGCTGGAAGCAGCGACTGGCGCTGGCCGCTTGCTTGATCCATCAGCCGCGGCTCCTCCTGCTCGACGAGCCGACGGCGGGCGTCGATCCCAAAGCGAGACGGGAATTCTGGGAACAGATCCACGAACTGGCCGCCGACGGGCTCACGTTTCTGATCACCACGCATTACATGGATGAAGCCGAGCGCTGCCACCGACTCGCCTATATCGCCTACGGAAAGCTGCTCGCGGATGGGACTGTCTCCGACGTGATTCAGCAGGCGCGGCTCACGACCTGGTCGGTCACTGGTCCGGACCTCCATCGACTGGCCGTGAACATTCGTCGACAGCCCGGGGTCCGACAGGCGGTGGCGTTCGGGGATCGACTGCACGTCAGCGGCGACGACCCGGACGCGCTGGAAACAGCGGTGGCGGCGTTTCGCGCGACTCCTTATGAATGGCATCGGGTGGACACCGGGCTTGAAGAGGTGTTCATCCATCTTATGCAACACGCGTCGGATAACGTTGCATCATGA
- a CDS encoding multidrug efflux RND transporter permease subunit, producing the protein MSSRFFIERPIFASVLSIVIVVIGLVALATLPIAQFPDISPPVVQIEADYPGASAEVVADSVARTIEVQLPGIDNLLYYDSTSTNDGHVSIRLTFEIGTNVDIAQVQTQNRVKLAEPQLPPEVVRQGISVLKFSPDLLVVVALTSTDPTQDSVFISNYALLRVLDPLKRIRGVGQAVVFGQQNYSMRLILNPVRMAQLGLTPTDIVSVVREQNRDFPAGQVGREPAPKGTELTIPIMAQGRLTEVSDFENLIVRAMPDGSMVRLKDVSRIELGAQSYVMQGRWNGKPNVFLITFLAPGANALDTAKHIRAEMNELAKSFPPGLMYDIPYDTTKFIEVSIKEVLKTLAEAMILVILVVYLFLQSWRATLIPAVAVPVSLIGTFAGMEALGFSINTLTLFGMVLSIGVVVDDAIVVVENIERHMREEMLPPREAARRAMAEVTRPVIAIVLVLVAVFVPVAFLGGIIGELYKQFAITIAMAVTISGMVALTLSPALSALVLKPGGEHHETGFFALFNRMFDWTRDRYARAVDLVIEWRAVSFAVFAVIVVAALGLFRVIPPAFLPEEDQGYFITIVQLPDGASKQRTDEVLKKIERYFLSVPAVHSTDAMSGMNFVFNTRGPNSATMFVPLHHWDERKPGEHVQALVGAAYGEFAKIPEALILAFNAPPIRGIGATGGFSLQVQDPSGGDFPKLAAVTQQFVAKAKENPAIAGIGSNFRVTAPRLFAHVNRERAKALGVPISEIFDTMQAYFGNFYINDFLKFGRVYRVQTEAEAEFRSSPDDIGNVYVRSLSPAAAALGGRSAPALGGTGLGDMMIPLDTVVDTEFRSGPDPVTHFNGFNTAWVLGAAAPGYSSGQALEALQRTAQEVLVPQGYTLEWSGISYQEAKVGGQSGLAFGFGLLMVFLVLAAQFESWTVPLAVILAVPFGVFGAMSTVWLRGMTNDIYFQIGLVTLIGLAAKNAILIVEFANHRRSEGMPLRQAAREAARLRFRAIIMTSMAFIGGVLPLAIANGAGAASRQSIGTGVLGGMLTATFLAIFFVPLFFVTLRKVSERWAPVTERTESSERPPGRARQEYAGTLTDGEH; encoded by the coding sequence GTGAGTTCACGCTTTTTCATCGAACGGCCGATCTTTGCATCGGTTCTCTCCATTGTCATCGTGGTCATCGGACTGGTGGCGCTCGCCACCTTGCCGATCGCTCAATTTCCTGACATCAGCCCGCCCGTCGTCCAGATCGAGGCCGACTATCCCGGCGCCAGCGCGGAAGTCGTGGCGGATTCGGTGGCCCGGACGATCGAGGTTCAGCTGCCGGGCATCGACAATCTCCTCTATTACGACTCGACCAGCACGAACGACGGTCATGTCAGCATCAGATTGACGTTCGAAATCGGCACCAACGTGGATATCGCGCAGGTGCAGACGCAGAACCGGGTGAAACTTGCCGAACCTCAGCTCCCGCCAGAAGTTGTCCGGCAGGGAATCAGCGTCTTGAAATTTTCTCCGGACCTTCTGGTGGTCGTTGCGCTGACTTCGACCGATCCGACCCAAGACTCGGTCTTTATCTCGAATTATGCGCTCTTGCGCGTGCTCGACCCGCTCAAGCGGATTCGAGGCGTCGGACAGGCCGTCGTCTTCGGGCAGCAGAATTATTCCATGCGGCTGATCCTGAATCCCGTGCGGATGGCTCAGTTGGGGCTGACGCCCACCGACATCGTCAGCGTGGTGCGGGAGCAAAATCGGGACTTCCCGGCCGGACAAGTGGGGCGAGAGCCGGCGCCGAAGGGAACGGAGCTCACGATTCCGATCATGGCGCAGGGCCGGTTGACGGAAGTGAGCGATTTCGAAAATCTCATCGTTCGGGCCATGCCGGACGGATCGATGGTCCGATTAAAAGATGTTTCGCGAATCGAACTGGGAGCCCAATCCTATGTGATGCAAGGACGATGGAACGGGAAACCGAACGTGTTCCTGATCACCTTCCTGGCTCCCGGCGCCAATGCGCTCGACACGGCCAAACACATCCGCGCTGAAATGAACGAACTCGCCAAGTCGTTTCCGCCGGGGCTGATGTACGACATTCCGTATGACACGACCAAGTTCATCGAGGTCTCGATCAAGGAAGTGCTGAAGACGCTGGCCGAGGCGATGATCCTCGTCATCCTCGTCGTCTATCTGTTTTTGCAGAGCTGGCGCGCGACCTTGATTCCCGCCGTGGCCGTTCCGGTGTCCCTGATCGGCACATTTGCCGGCATGGAGGCCTTGGGGTTTTCGATCAATACGCTCACGCTGTTCGGCATGGTGTTGTCCATCGGGGTCGTGGTGGACGACGCCATTGTGGTCGTCGAGAATATCGAACGGCACATGAGGGAAGAAATGTTGCCGCCCAGGGAAGCCGCCAGGAGAGCCATGGCGGAGGTGACCCGGCCGGTGATCGCGATCGTCCTCGTCTTGGTGGCGGTGTTCGTGCCGGTCGCATTCCTCGGCGGGATCATCGGCGAACTCTATAAACAGTTTGCCATCACGATCGCCATGGCCGTGACGATCTCCGGCATGGTCGCGCTGACGCTCAGCCCCGCGTTGTCGGCGCTGGTCTTGAAGCCGGGCGGCGAACATCACGAGACGGGATTTTTTGCGCTGTTCAATAGGATGTTCGACTGGACACGGGATCGTTATGCCAGGGCGGTGGATCTCGTGATCGAATGGCGGGCCGTATCCTTCGCGGTGTTTGCGGTGATCGTGGTCGCGGCATTGGGGCTCTTCCGCGTGATTCCTCCCGCCTTTTTGCCGGAAGAGGACCAAGGGTATTTCATCACGATCGTGCAACTGCCCGACGGCGCCTCCAAGCAACGGACCGATGAGGTCCTGAAGAAGATCGAACGGTATTTTCTCTCGGTCCCGGCCGTTCACTCGACCGACGCGATGTCCGGCATGAACTTCGTCTTCAATACGCGGGGTCCCAATTCCGCCACCATGTTCGTGCCGTTGCACCACTGGGACGAGCGCAAGCCGGGTGAGCATGTGCAGGCCTTGGTCGGGGCGGCCTATGGAGAGTTCGCGAAAATTCCGGAGGCCTTGATTCTCGCGTTCAACGCCCCTCCGATTCGCGGGATCGGCGCGACGGGCGGATTTTCGCTGCAAGTCCAGGATCCGAGCGGGGGAGATTTCCCGAAATTGGCCGCGGTGACTCAGCAATTCGTCGCAAAGGCCAAGGAGAATCCCGCGATCGCCGGGATCGGCTCCAATTTCCGCGTCACCGCGCCCAGGCTATTCGCCCATGTCAACCGTGAGCGGGCGAAGGCGCTGGGGGTGCCGATTTCCGAGATCTTCGACACGATGCAAGCCTACTTCGGTAATTTCTATATCAACGATTTCCTCAAGTTCGGCCGAGTCTATCGCGTTCAGACGGAGGCCGAGGCCGAGTTCCGGTCGAGCCCCGACGACATCGGGAACGTCTATGTGCGCTCGCTGAGCCCGGCCGCCGCGGCGCTCGGCGGCAGAAGCGCGCCGGCTCTCGGAGGCACGGGCTTGGGGGATATGATGATCCCCCTCGATACGGTCGTTGATACGGAATTCAGGAGCGGTCCCGATCCGGTGACGCATTTCAACGGTTTCAATACCGCCTGGGTGCTGGGAGCCGCGGCCCCCGGCTACAGTTCCGGTCAGGCCCTCGAAGCGCTTCAACGCACGGCGCAAGAGGTGTTGGTTCCGCAGGGCTACACCCTGGAATGGAGCGGCATTTCTTACCAGGAAGCGAAGGTCGGCGGGCAGTCCGGATTGGCGTTTGGGTTCGGCCTGTTGATGGTCTTTCTCGTGCTCGCGGCGCAATTCGAAAGTTGGACCGTGCCGCTTGCCGTCATCCTCGCGGTGCCTTTCGGAGTCTTCGGCGCCATGTCCACTGTGTGGTTGCGAGGAATGACGAATGATATTTATTTTCAGATCGGCTTGGTGACGCTGATCGGATTGGCCGCCAAAAACGCCATCCTGATCGTTGAATTCGCCAATCACCGCCGAAGCGAGGGCATGCCGCTCCGGCAGGCGGCGCGGGAAGCCGCGCGGTTGCGGTTTCGCGCGATCATCATGACCTCCATGGCTTTCATCGGCGGCGTGTTGCCGCTGGCGATCGCCAACGGCGCGGGGGCGGCCAGTCGTCAATCCATCGGAACCGGTGTATTAGGCGGTATGCTGACGGCGACATTTCTGGCGATCTTTTTTGTGCCGCTGTTCTTCGTCACGTTGCGAAAGGTCAGCGAGCGATGGGCTCCGGTGACGGAACGAACCGAGTCGTCGGAGAGGCCGCCCGGGCGGGCTCGTCAAGAATACGCCGGTACTTTAACGGACGGAGAGCATTGA
- a CDS encoding pirin family protein: protein MKKIADILRSDGSHWVGDGFPVRSLFSYHHDSAAVSPFLLFDYAGPHRFDPTDRPRGVGQHPHRGFETVTIVYDGEVAHRDSAGNGGVIGPGDVQWMTAARGIIHEEFHSPSYSKTGGPFRMVQLWVNLPAKDKMNPPGYQAITSRDIPVVPLAGGTARVIAGEFHAVRGPARTFTAVNLWDLRLDRATDLTLNLPEGHTAMMAVLSGNVLINGAQTVDEAEIVRFERDGSDVTLHADREAIVLILTGEPIDEPVVGYGPFVMNSEAEIRQASYDFNNGRFGQVGSSEPLAR, encoded by the coding sequence ATGAAAAAGATTGCCGACATTCTGCGGTCAGACGGTAGCCATTGGGTCGGGGACGGGTTCCCCGTGCGATCGCTGTTTTCCTACCATCACGACAGCGCGGCCGTCAGCCCGTTTTTGCTGTTCGATTATGCGGGTCCGCATCGGTTCGATCCCACCGACCGTCCACGAGGCGTGGGGCAGCACCCGCATCGCGGCTTTGAAACCGTGACGATCGTCTATGACGGAGAGGTCGCGCACCGGGATTCGGCCGGGAACGGCGGAGTCATCGGACCGGGTGACGTCCAATGGATGACCGCCGCTCGCGGCATCATCCATGAGGAATTCCACTCGCCGAGCTACAGCAAGACAGGAGGCCCCTTCCGCATGGTCCAACTGTGGGTGAATCTTCCGGCAAAGGACAAAATGAATCCTCCCGGCTACCAGGCTATTACCAGCCGCGACATTCCGGTCGTCCCTTTGGCGGGTGGAACGGCACGGGTCATCGCGGGAGAATTCCACGCGGTCCGTGGACCGGCTCGCACATTCACAGCCGTCAACCTCTGGGATCTGCGCCTCGATCGAGCCACCGATCTCACGCTGAACCTTCCTGAAGGGCATACCGCCATGATGGCGGTGCTCTCCGGAAACGTGCTCATCAACGGCGCGCAGACCGTAGATGAAGCAGAGATTGTTCGGTTTGAGCGCGACGGGAGCGACGTCACTCTCCACGCTGATCGCGAGGCGATCGTGCTCATCTTGACAGGCGAGCCCATCGATGAGCCGGTGGTGGGCTATGGCCCGTTCGTCATGAACAGCGAGGCGGAAATTCGCCAGGCCTCGTACGATTTCAACAACGGCCGCTTCGGGCAAGTGGGCTCGTCCGAGCCACTTGCCCGGTGA
- a CDS encoding efflux RND transporter periplasmic adaptor subunit, with amino-acid sequence MGFSDTYLFRTVAVLLVSAAIAALPGCKEDAGSAPSPPPPIPQVEVVTAIARTVPDEPEFIGQAEASRPVEIRPQVTGILKAVLFSEGREIKKGAKLYQIDPVPFEAAYKSAQARIAEAEARLVQAKQDLARVKPLLEEQAVSQKDVDDAIAGDLTAKAALQRAQADLIKAKFDFDNTTIVAPITGLIERSRYYEGRLVSAQTDLLTMIHRIHPMYVVINVPESFLLKRRQDAIAVGLQHPGLSQLKGTVILADGSAYAHEGVLDFADVGLRTETGSRRARFVVPNPDGMLLPGQFVKVRFKGTMKDHALLVPQRAVQQGPQGPIVFVVGDGDKVEIRPIKASSWQDQEWIIESGVKSGERIIVSGFHTVAPGAPVKPIPAATSTADGKPDNGTPVGVADPAAEAKPEASKDPQ; translated from the coding sequence ATGGGTTTTTCAGATACGTATCTGTTTAGAACTGTCGCGGTGCTGCTGGTATCAGCCGCAATAGCCGCGCTGCCTGGTTGCAAAGAGGATGCAGGCTCGGCTCCTTCCCCTCCTCCTCCTATACCGCAAGTGGAAGTCGTGACGGCGATCGCGCGGACCGTGCCGGATGAACCGGAATTCATCGGGCAGGCGGAAGCGTCTCGTCCGGTTGAAATTCGCCCTCAAGTCACCGGTATCCTGAAAGCGGTGCTGTTTTCGGAAGGGCGAGAGATCAAAAAAGGCGCCAAGCTTTACCAAATCGACCCCGTGCCGTTCGAGGCGGCTTACAAAAGCGCGCAGGCCAGGATCGCGGAGGCGGAAGCGCGATTGGTCCAAGCCAAGCAGGATCTGGCCCGTGTGAAACCGCTGCTTGAGGAGCAGGCCGTCAGTCAAAAGGATGTGGACGATGCGATCGCGGGGGATTTGACGGCAAAGGCGGCGTTGCAACGGGCGCAGGCCGATTTGATCAAAGCCAAGTTCGACTTCGACAACACGACGATCGTCGCCCCGATCACCGGGCTCATCGAGCGGAGCCGGTATTATGAGGGCCGGTTGGTCTCGGCTCAAACCGATTTGCTGACCATGATTCATCGCATCCATCCGATGTACGTGGTGATCAACGTGCCGGAAAGCTTTCTGCTCAAGCGGCGGCAAGATGCCATCGCCGTGGGGCTTCAACATCCCGGACTCTCCCAGTTGAAAGGCACGGTCATCTTGGCCGACGGCAGCGCCTATGCGCATGAGGGCGTCCTTGATTTCGCCGATGTCGGTCTGCGGACTGAAACAGGGTCGAGAAGGGCTCGATTCGTCGTCCCCAATCCAGACGGCATGCTGCTGCCGGGACAATTTGTGAAGGTGCGATTCAAGGGAACGATGAAAGACCATGCCCTGTTGGTGCCTCAGCGAGCGGTTCAACAGGGTCCGCAAGGTCCGATCGTGTTTGTCGTGGGCGACGGGGATAAAGTGGAAATTCGTCCGATCAAGGCGAGCAGCTGGCAAGACCAGGAATGGATCATCGAGTCGGGTGTGAAGTCCGGCGAGCGGATTATCGTGAGCGGCTTTCATACGGTGGCGCCCGGAGCTCCGGTCAAACCGATTCCGGCCGCCACATCCACGGCTGACGGAAAACCGGACAACGGAACTCCGGTCGGCGTGGCCGACCCAGCGGCGGAAGCGAAGCCCGAAGCCTCTAAGGATCCACAGTGA
- a CDS encoding ABC transporter permease — MNARSAFSGSRFWAIVVKEFIQMRRDRVTFGMIVGIPLIQLVLFGFAINADPKHLPTAVLLADHGPHGRSILQAIRNSDYFEFVRMVATQQEADNVLARGEAQFVVNIPQNFSRDVLRGERPAILVEADATDPAATSNAIGSLRRLMTTALQRDLTGPLAYLAGTDDPIDLRVHARYNPEAITQYNIVPGLMGVVLTMTMVMITGLAITRERERGTMENLLSMPTRPFEVMIGKVLPYVLVGYIQVILILLASHLLFSVPVYGNVPMLFVSALVFIVANLAMGITFSTLAQNQLQAVQLSFFFFLPSLLLSGFMFPFRGMPQWAQSIGEVLPLTHFLRIVRGVMLKGNGVEEVALQLWPIALFAVVVLAIGVKRYRQTLD, encoded by the coding sequence ATGAACGCGCGCTCGGCATTTTCAGGTTCCCGTTTTTGGGCGATCGTCGTGAAGGAATTCATTCAGATGCGTCGCGACCGCGTGACCTTCGGGATGATAGTCGGCATCCCGTTGATCCAGCTCGTCCTCTTCGGTTTCGCGATCAACGCGGATCCGAAGCACCTGCCGACAGCGGTGTTGCTGGCCGACCACGGCCCTCATGGGCGGAGCATCCTGCAAGCGATTCGCAACAGCGACTACTTCGAGTTCGTCCGCATGGTGGCGACCCAACAGGAAGCGGACAATGTGTTGGCGCGTGGAGAAGCGCAGTTTGTCGTCAACATTCCCCAGAACTTTTCGCGCGACGTGCTTCGCGGCGAGCGACCGGCGATCCTCGTTGAGGCCGACGCAACCGATCCGGCCGCGACCAGCAATGCCATCGGCTCATTGCGCCGGTTGATGACGACCGCGCTCCAACGGGATCTGACGGGTCCCTTGGCCTATCTTGCGGGAACCGACGACCCGATCGATTTGCGGGTCCACGCGCGCTATAACCCCGAAGCGATCACGCAATACAACATTGTGCCCGGGCTGATGGGTGTCGTGCTGACCATGACGATGGTGATGATCACCGGCCTGGCGATCACGCGGGAACGGGAACGGGGCACGATGGAAAATCTCCTCTCGATGCCGACGAGGCCGTTTGAAGTCATGATCGGGAAGGTGTTGCCGTACGTCCTCGTGGGCTATATCCAAGTGATACTGATTCTGCTGGCGTCTCATCTGCTGTTCAGCGTGCCGGTGTACGGCAATGTTCCCATGCTGTTCGTGTCGGCCTTGGTCTTCATTGTGGCCAACCTGGCGATGGGCATCACGTTTTCCACCTTGGCGCAGAACCAATTGCAGGCCGTGCAGCTGTCGTTTTTTTTCTTTTTGCCCTCCCTCCTGTTGTCGGGGTTCATGTTCCCGTTTCGAGGCATGCCGCAATGGGCGCAATCGATCGGCGAGGTGTTGCCTCTCACGCACTTTCTGCGGATTGTGCGGGGGGTCATGCTGAAGGGCAATGGCGTGGAGGAGGTCGCGCTCCAGCTCTGGCCGATCGCCCTATTCGCGGTCGTGGTGTTGGCGATCGGGGTCAAGCGGTATCGCCAGACACTGGATTAA